Proteins encoded in a region of the Methanofollis tationis genome:
- the cgi121 gene encoding KEOPS complex subunit Cgi121, whose protein sequence is MEHECEIRQGIVDIPSLPAFLESVREIAGATGTHIIFFDAEKIAGKGHARKAVGHAVRSWREGRAIANSLEMEALLYAAGTRQCRVAMDLGLHEGENRCYVCICPPAPAAAEALERTVHWDEGDWEEIDGAKKMRLMERYAITAEELAAAGGRIRPLVFERIALLEVNR, encoded by the coding sequence ATGGAGCACGAGTGTGAGATCAGGCAGGGGATCGTCGATATCCCCTCGCTCCCCGCCTTTTTAGAGAGCGTCAGGGAGATCGCCGGGGCGACCGGGACGCATATCATCTTCTTCGACGCCGAAAAAATCGCCGGAAAGGGGCATGCCAGGAAGGCGGTCGGCCATGCGGTCCGTTCCTGGCGCGAGGGCCGGGCGATCGCAAACAGCCTCGAGATGGAGGCCCTGCTCTATGCGGCTGGGACCAGGCAGTGCCGGGTGGCGATGGACCTCGGCCTCCACGAGGGGGAGAACCGCTGTTATGTCTGCATCTGCCCCCCCGCACCCGCGGCCGCGGAGGCCCTTGAGAGGACCGTCCACTGGGACGAAGGGGACTGGGAGGAGATCGACGGGGCAAAAAAAATGCGGCTGATGGAGCGCTATGCGATCACCGCGGAGGAACTCGCCGCCGCAGGCGGGCGGATCAGGCCCCTGGTCTTTGAGCGGATCGCCCTCCTCGAAGTGAACCGTTAA
- a CDS encoding SDR family NAD(P)-dependent oxidoreductase — translation MDVGSSTIFLTGAGGFIGSHLTEYLVEQNATVKALVKYTSRSDRGMLELLPAETMRSVEVIPGDLKDGDAIRRATRDVDAIVHLGSIISVPYSYLSPRETIETNILGTLNVLSAARENGVGRVVHTSTSEVYGTARSVPIDERHPLQGQSPYSASKIGADKIAESFFCSFDLPVVTIRPFNTYGPRQSARAVIPTIVTQALTGKEVRLGALGSTRDFTYVGDLVRAFALALAAPGVVGETINVGSNFEISVRDLAERILSLCGSDAAIVTEPVRRRPEKSEVARLWCDNTRARDLLGWAPQTSLDDGLKATIAWIAGNIEMYRPGVYVR, via the coding sequence ATGGACGTGGGCAGCAGCACAATTTTTCTCACCGGAGCCGGCGGTTTTATCGGCAGCCATCTCACCGAATATCTCGTCGAACAGAACGCCACCGTAAAGGCGCTGGTGAAATACACCTCGCGATCTGACCGGGGGATGCTCGAACTCCTCCCTGCGGAGACGATGCGATCGGTCGAGGTGATCCCCGGCGACCTGAAGGACGGGGACGCCATCAGGCGGGCCACCAGGGATGTGGACGCCATCGTCCACCTCGGCTCGATCATCTCGGTGCCCTATTCCTATCTCAGCCCCAGGGAGACGATCGAGACCAATATCCTCGGCACGTTAAACGTCCTCTCTGCGGCCAGGGAGAACGGCGTCGGGCGGGTCGTCCACACCTCGACGAGCGAGGTCTACGGCACCGCCCGCTCGGTCCCGATCGACGAGCGCCATCCCCTCCAGGGGCAGTCGCCGTACTCGGCGAGCAAGATCGGGGCGGACAAGATCGCCGAGAGTTTTTTCTGCTCTTTCGACCTCCCGGTCGTAACCATACGCCCGTTCAACACCTACGGACCGCGGCAGTCGGCGCGGGCGGTGATCCCGACGATCGTCACCCAGGCCCTGACCGGGAAGGAGGTGCGCCTGGGCGCCCTCGGCTCGACGCGGGACTTCACCTATGTGGGTGACCTGGTCCGCGCCTTCGCCCTCGCCCTCGCCGCTCCCGGCGTGGTGGGCGAGACGATCAACGTCGGCTCGAACTTCGAGATCTCTGTCCGGGATCTGGCGGAACGGATCCTCTCCCTCTGCGGGAGCGATGCGGCGATCGTCACCGAGCCCGTCCGCCGGCGCCCGGAAAAGAGCGAGGTGGCGCGGCTGTGGTGCGACAACACCCGCGCCCGCGACCTGCTCGGCTGGGCCCCGCAGACCTCGCTCGACGACGGCCTGAAGGCGACGATCGCATGGATCGCCGGGAACATCGAGATGTATCGGCCGGGTGTCTATGTCAGGTGA
- a CDS encoding aminotransferase class I/II-fold pyridoxal phosphate-dependent enzyme yields MRDFVSERARVIPPSGIRKFFDLCMGMQDVVSLGVGEPDFVTPWNVCEAGIYSIEQGVTSYTSNRGYPPLLAALALDLEQKYSLSYSPGEEIIVTTGVSEAADIAIRAVTDPGDEVIVLDPAYVSYAPCVTLAGGVPVPLPCLEKDRFRVTPDALMERVTQKTKSLVLNFPNNPTGGVMGRDDYRAIADIIVDHDLLLISDEVYSELTYDGTHCSPASMDDLRDRTITLNGFSKAYAMTGWRIGYLCAPRPICDAALKIHQYVMLCAPVMGQIAAHAALRQAEENKNEMVREYRLRRNLFVEGLNRIGLACHLPQGAFYAFPSIETTGLSDEEFAERLLKEQKVAVVPGSAFGASGKGHIRCSYATSRQNLSLAVERMGAFIAGLP; encoded by the coding sequence ATGCGGGACTTCGTATCAGAGCGGGCGCGGGTGATCCCCCCTTCGGGGATCAGAAAATTTTTCGATCTCTGCATGGGTATGCAGGACGTCGTCTCCCTGGGCGTCGGCGAACCTGACTTCGTGACCCCCTGGAATGTCTGCGAGGCAGGCATCTACTCGATCGAGCAGGGCGTCACCTCGTACACCTCGAACCGGGGATACCCGCCCCTGCTGGCGGCGCTCGCCCTCGACCTGGAGCAGAAGTACAGCCTCTCCTACTCTCCGGGAGAGGAGATCATCGTCACGACCGGCGTCTCCGAAGCGGCCGACATCGCCATCAGGGCCGTCACCGATCCGGGCGACGAGGTGATCGTCCTGGACCCGGCCTATGTCAGCTACGCTCCCTGCGTCACACTGGCCGGCGGCGTGCCGGTGCCCCTGCCCTGCCTGGAGAAGGACCGCTTCAGGGTGACACCCGACGCCCTGATGGAGCGCGTCACACAAAAGACCAAATCCCTGGTGCTCAATTTCCCGAACAACCCGACCGGCGGGGTGATGGGGAGGGACGACTACCGCGCCATCGCCGACATCATCGTCGACCACGACCTCCTCCTGATCTCTGACGAGGTCTACTCCGAGCTCACCTACGACGGCACCCACTGCTCGCCGGCCTCGATGGACGACCTGCGCGACCGGACGATCACGCTCAACGGTTTCTCCAAGGCCTATGCGATGACCGGGTGGCGGATCGGCTACCTCTGCGCCCCCAGGCCGATCTGCGACGCCGCCCTGAAGATCCACCAGTACGTGATGCTCTGCGCCCCGGTGATGGGGCAGATCGCCGCCCATGCGGCGCTCAGGCAGGCCGAAGAGAACAAAAACGAGATGGTGCGGGAGTACCGCCTCCGCCGGAACCTCTTCGTGGAGGGTCTCAACCGGATCGGTCTCGCCTGCCACCTGCCGCAGGGCGCCTTCTACGCCTTCCCATCGATCGAGACGACCGGCCTTTCGGACGAGGAGTTTGCCGAGCGCCTCCTCAAGGAGCAGAAGGTCGCCGTTGTTCCCGGCAGCGCCTTCGGCGCCTCGGGGAAGGGGCATATCCGCTGCTCCTATGCGACGAGCCGCCAGAACCTCTCCCTGGCCGTCGAGCGGATGGGGGCGTTCATCGCCGGTCTGCCGTGA
- a CDS encoding Lrp/AsnC family transcriptional regulator, with protein MDEKDLLILHLLEENSQVPPGELATMVELTVEDVERRIRAMEEARIIRKYAAVVDWERAGRDEVSSIIALKVSPERDFGYDKIAERIARFREVRALRLVSGRYDFILLVKGKNMQEIARFVSEHIAPMDRIRETTTQFVMKTYKENGTPYDEREAGERLPYSF; from the coding sequence ATGGACGAAAAAGATCTCTTAATCCTCCATCTCCTGGAGGAAAACAGCCAGGTGCCTCCCGGCGAACTGGCGACGATGGTAGAGCTCACGGTCGAAGACGTAGAACGGCGGATCCGCGCGATGGAAGAGGCCAGGATCATCAGGAAGTACGCCGCCGTCGTCGACTGGGAGCGCGCCGGCAGGGACGAGGTGAGCTCGATCATCGCCCTCAAGGTCTCGCCCGAGCGGGACTTCGGCTACGACAAGATCGCCGAGCGGATCGCGCGCTTCAGGGAGGTCAGGGCCCTTCGCCTGGTCTCGGGCCGGTACGATTTCATCCTCCTGGTCAAGGGGAAGAACATGCAGGAGATCGCCCGTTTCGTCTCCGAGCATATCGCCCCGATGGACCGGATCAGGGAGACGACGACCCAGTTCGTGATGAAGACCTACAAGGAGAACGGCACCCCGTACGACGAGCGCGAGGCGGGGGAGCGTCTGCCGTACTCCTTCTGA
- a CDS encoding nucleotidyltransferase family protein, translated as MSGDAMVKAVILAGGSGTRLKPYTTVFPKPLMPIRERPILEIILRQLHTTGIDEAVIAVGYLAELVMTYCGDGSRFGCPVTYSREEKPLGTAGCLGQLKERLLETFLMMNGDVLTTLDYAAFLEYHRSHGGIATIALHRREIPIDFGVVGINGQHRITEYTEKPTLSHLVSMGVYAFEPRVLDYIEPEAYLDFPDLIKSLIAEGEEVVGYVYDGYWLDIGRVDDYEQAKADFDVIAPRLGI; from the coding sequence ATGTCAGGTGATGCGATGGTGAAGGCGGTGATCCTTGCGGGCGGGAGCGGCACCAGGCTCAAGCCCTATACGACGGTCTTCCCAAAACCCCTGATGCCCATCAGGGAGAGGCCGATCCTGGAGATCATCCTGCGGCAGCTCCACACCACCGGCATTGACGAGGCGGTGATCGCCGTCGGCTATCTTGCCGAGCTGGTCATGACCTATTGCGGCGACGGGTCGCGCTTTGGCTGTCCCGTCACCTATTCGCGGGAGGAGAAACCTCTCGGGACGGCCGGGTGTCTGGGGCAGCTGAAGGAGCGGCTGCTCGAGACGTTCCTGATGATGAACGGCGACGTGCTCACGACCCTCGATTATGCCGCCTTCCTGGAGTATCACCGGAGCCACGGCGGGATCGCCACCATCGCCCTCCACCGGCGGGAGATCCCGATCGACTTCGGGGTGGTCGGGATAAATGGGCAGCACCGGATCACTGAGTACACTGAAAAACCGACGCTCTCGCACCTGGTGAGCATGGGGGTCTACGCCTTCGAGCCCCGTGTGCTGGACTATATCGAGCCTGAGGCCTACCTCGATTTTCCCGACCTGATAAAGAGCCTGATCGCAGAGGGAGAGGAGGTGGTCGGCTACGTCTATGACGGCTACTGGCTCGATATCGGCCGGGTGGACGATTATGAGCAGGCGAAGGCGGATTTCGACGTGATCGCTCCGCGTCTTGGGATCTGA
- a CDS encoding GNAT family N-acetyltransferase, whose product MQVAWDDQISKKRWTSIVGSSEHTYFFHTPEWAEILQGTFGHRIATRLYEVDGIEVLIPMVEKRTAPFRAYASMPHGYGGVFGAENLSPGALSRIFRSMVGGRSVGFTLHLPPGATIPVNGDRMIRRCRNAWTSAHLLSLDRPCEDLHAGVHREIRRQVRTGERRSVVVEHPDGIEGYRSYYSLYEQRSKEWGYRVPEYPWTLFEHLCRCGAPHVRLRIAEREGTPVGGLITFEYGDTVFCWGLAVPMASRHLYPTHLMFFDLIEDACERGFSCINFGASGPLAGVRNFKERFGAREIPTEDYCVLSGIGDLWWHLRGYPLSPFL is encoded by the coding sequence ATGCAGGTCGCATGGGACGATCAGATCTCGAAGAAGAGATGGACCTCGATTGTCGGCTCCTCGGAGCACACCTATTTCTTCCACACCCCCGAATGGGCCGAGATCCTGCAGGGGACCTTCGGCCACCGGATCGCCACGCGGCTCTACGAGGTGGACGGCATCGAGGTGCTCATCCCGATGGTCGAGAAGAGGACGGCCCCCTTCCGGGCGTACGCCTCGATGCCGCACGGCTATGGCGGGGTATTCGGGGCCGAAAACCTCTCGCCCGGGGCCCTCTCCCGGATCTTCCGGAGCATGGTCGGCGGGCGCTCGGTCGGCTTCACCCTGCACCTCCCGCCGGGGGCGACGATCCCGGTGAACGGCGATCGCATGATCCGGCGGTGCAGGAACGCCTGGACCTCGGCGCATCTGCTTTCTCTCGACCGCCCATGCGAGGACCTCCACGCCGGCGTCCACCGGGAGATCAGGCGCCAGGTCAGGACCGGCGAGAGGCGTTCGGTCGTCGTCGAGCACCCCGACGGGATCGAGGGATATCGCTCCTATTACTCGCTCTACGAGCAGCGGTCGAAGGAGTGGGGCTACCGGGTCCCCGAGTACCCCTGGACGCTTTTTGAGCACCTCTGCCGGTGCGGTGCACCGCACGTCCGCCTGCGGATCGCGGAGCGGGAGGGCACGCCCGTCGGCGGGCTGATCACCTTCGAGTACGGCGATACGGTCTTTTGCTGGGGTCTTGCCGTGCCCATGGCCTCCCGGCATCTCTACCCCACCCACCTGATGTTTTTCGACCTGATCGAGGACGCCTGCGAGCGGGGTTTCTCCTGCATCAACTTCGGGGCGAGCGGTCCGCTCGCCGGCGTACGGAACTTCAAGGAGCGTTTCGGGGCGCGGGAGATACCGACAGAGGATTACTGCGTCCTCTCCGGTATCGGGGATCTCTGGTGGCATCTCAGGGGCTATCCCCTATCCCCGTTTCTCTAA
- a CDS encoding IS256 family transposase has translation MDPLALIEDYLSDNENGMKTLITWFLNQVMLLEALHQAGAEQYERTDARKAHRNGYKKRSLKTRYGETILQKPQFREFPFETQVFGRYSRVEKALENAIFESYLQGVSTRRIQEIVAHFGIEQLSPASVSRIAKDLDEQVHAFLQRPIEQEIPYLFVDASYYKVREGPRYITKALLVIAGVRMDGYREILGARITDCENEMFWSGLFEDLKERGLVGVKMVVSDGHAGIQKAAEAAFLGASWQMCSVHCTRAVLKNIPRKHQKEVAESLKEAYGDEERLQQLADDLNERGYRKAANTIERFIPGLMSYTAFPKEHAKRIRTTNMMERVNKELKRRTKVVGAFPNEESLLRLAGSILMDINEEWVTGRRYLTMEGE, from the coding sequence ATGGATCCCTTAGCGTTAATCGAAGATTATCTTTCCGATAATGAGAATGGCATGAAGACCCTCATCACCTGGTTCCTCAACCAGGTGATGCTGCTCGAAGCCCTCCACCAGGCGGGAGCCGAGCAGTATGAACGAACCGATGCGCGGAAGGCTCACCGAAACGGCTACAAGAAGCGATCTCTGAAAACCCGATATGGAGAAACGATCCTCCAGAAACCGCAGTTCCGAGAATTTCCCTTCGAAACACAGGTATTTGGACGCTATTCCCGGGTTGAGAAGGCTCTTGAGAATGCTATCTTTGAATCCTACCTTCAGGGAGTCTCAACCCGCCGGATCCAGGAGATTGTTGCTCATTTTGGCATCGAACAACTCTCTCCTGCTTCAGTATCCAGGATAGCAAAGGACCTCGATGAACAGGTCCATGCATTCCTTCAGAGGCCGATTGAACAGGAGATTCCCTATCTCTTTGTGGATGCTTCGTACTACAAAGTCAGAGAGGGACCACGGTACATCACCAAAGCTCTTCTGGTGATCGCCGGTGTTCGAATGGATGGCTACCGGGAAATCCTGGGAGCCAGAATCACTGATTGTGAAAATGAGATGTTCTGGTCGGGATTGTTCGAAGACCTCAAAGAACGAGGATTGGTGGGTGTCAAGATGGTTGTCTCAGATGGTCATGCCGGGATCCAGAAGGCGGCGGAAGCCGCCTTCCTCGGCGCATCGTGGCAGATGTGCTCGGTCCATTGCACCCGGGCGGTTTTAAAGAATATTCCACGGAAACATCAGAAAGAAGTTGCTGAGTCCTTGAAGGAGGCATATGGGGACGAGGAAAGACTTCAGCAGCTTGCAGATGATCTGAACGAACGAGGATATCGGAAAGCGGCCAATACGATCGAGAGATTCATCCCGGGACTTATGAGTTACACGGCGTTCCCGAAAGAGCACGCAAAGCGGATCCGAACGACGAACATGATGGAAAGAGTCAACAAGGAACTGAAACGGAGAACCAAAGTTGTAGGGGCCTTTCCCAATGAAGAGTCACTCCTCAGGCTGGCAGGATCCATCCTGATGGACATCAATGAGGAGTGGGTGACCGGCAGAAGATATTTGACGATGGAGGGGGAATGA
- a CDS encoding MogA/MoaB family molybdenum cofactor biosynthesis protein: MKQEHLKEIPIRTAVITVSTTRTEETDTSGRAIRDLLAGAGYQVSVSAIVKDDIGAIRSILARTLPEADAVIFNGGTGLTPDDCTIEAIEPFFEKKMEGFGELFRMLSYGEIGTSALLSRAAAGIAGGKAIFCIPGSTGAVKLATEQIILPELRHIISHARG, from the coding sequence ATGAAACAGGAGCATCTCAAGGAGATCCCGATCAGGACGGCGGTGATCACCGTCTCCACCACGCGTACCGAGGAGACCGATACGAGCGGGCGGGCAATCCGCGACCTGCTCGCCGGGGCCGGGTACCAGGTGAGCGTTTCGGCGATCGTGAAGGATGATATCGGGGCGATCCGCTCGATTCTCGCGCGGACTCTGCCCGAGGCGGATGCGGTGATCTTCAACGGAGGGACCGGTCTCACCCCTGACGACTGCACCATCGAGGCGATCGAGCCCTTCTTCGAAAAGAAGATGGAGGGGTTTGGCGAGCTCTTCAGGATGCTCTCGTACGGGGAGATCGGGACCTCGGCCCTGCTCTCGCGCGCGGCCGCGGGGATTGCCGGTGGAAAAGCGATCTTCTGCATCCCGGGATCGACCGGGGCGGTAAAACTCGCCACCGAACAGATCATCCTGCCCGAGCTGCGGCACATCATCTCGCACGCGCGGGGATAA
- a CDS encoding DUF4405 domain-containing protein, translating to MQKRQVNAIVDLAMLVTFVIVALSSLVLFFVLPSGGPGWRGGTGSAALNVFLGVARSDWVDFHEITGMAFLALMAVHTLLHIPYFRNIGRCLFPGKSDRGSVSDLL from the coding sequence ATGCAGAAGAGACAGGTGAATGCGATCGTCGACCTTGCGATGCTCGTCACATTCGTTATCGTCGCCCTATCGTCCCTGGTTCTATTTTTCGTCCTCCCCTCGGGGGGCCCCGGATGGCGCGGCGGCACCGGCAGCGCCGCCCTGAATGTTTTTCTCGGCGTCGCCCGGTCAGACTGGGTGGACTTCCACGAGATCACCGGCATGGCCTTCCTCGCCCTGATGGCCGTCCACACCCTGCTCCATATCCCGTATTTCAGGAATATCGGACGCTGCCTTTTCCCGGGAAAAAGTGATAGAGGTAGTGTTTCAGATCTTCTGTAA
- a CDS encoding ORC1-type DNA replication protein produces MSENETPSFGLFQKFLSNNRIFKNREVLRHSYRPQILPHRRPQIDAIASILAPALKNETPSNILIYGKTGTGKTASVRYVGAELEKVAASMSTGCKVVHLNCEVIDTQYRVLAQIAKGLEDLDATPSDKARAHIPMTGWPTDQVYTELKNQLEAAGGVLVIVLDEIDKLVKKSGDETLYNLTRINSDLRSSKVSMIGISNDLRFTDFLDPRVLSSLSEEEIVFPPYNAPQLCDILTQRAQMAFMAGGLDEGVIPLCAAFAAQEHGDARRALDLLRVSGELADRENGERVGEKHVRMALEKIETDSMIECISTLPTQSKVVLYSMLLLEEMDKKIFTSGEVTRVYRDVSRIVDIDPLTHRRITDLISELNMLGVINTRVVSKGRYGRTKEMWFDTNTKKIQEVLAKDPRLSEDRLAQVDLNRLRASFR; encoded by the coding sequence ATGTCTGAGAATGAAACTCCGTCCTTTGGCCTCTTCCAGAAGTTCCTTTCGAACAACCGGATCTTCAAAAACCGGGAGGTTCTCCGCCACTCGTACCGTCCCCAGATCCTCCCTCACCGTCGTCCCCAGATCGATGCGATCGCATCGATCCTCGCCCCGGCGCTGAAGAACGAGACCCCCTCGAACATCCTGATCTACGGGAAGACCGGGACCGGCAAGACCGCGAGCGTCAGGTATGTCGGGGCAGAACTCGAGAAGGTGGCCGCGAGCATGTCCACCGGGTGCAAGGTCGTCCACCTCAACTGCGAGGTGATCGATACCCAGTACCGGGTGCTCGCCCAGATCGCCAAAGGGCTCGAGGACCTCGACGCGACCCCGAGCGACAAGGCGCGTGCGCACATACCGATGACCGGGTGGCCGACCGATCAGGTCTACACCGAACTGAAAAACCAGCTCGAAGCAGCTGGAGGGGTGCTGGTCATCGTCCTCGACGAGATCGACAAACTGGTGAAGAAGAGCGGGGACGAGACCCTGTACAACCTCACCAGGATCAACTCAGACCTCAGGTCGTCGAAGGTCTCGATGATCGGGATCTCCAATGACCTGCGGTTCACCGATTTCCTCGACCCCCGCGTCCTCTCCTCCCTTTCAGAGGAGGAGATCGTCTTCCCGCCGTACAACGCCCCGCAACTCTGCGACATCCTCACCCAGCGCGCCCAGATGGCCTTCATGGCGGGCGGGCTCGACGAGGGCGTCATCCCGCTCTGCGCCGCCTTCGCCGCGCAGGAGCATGGCGACGCCAGGCGTGCTCTCGACCTCCTGCGGGTCTCGGGCGAACTTGCCGATAGGGAGAACGGCGAGCGCGTCGGGGAGAAGCACGTCCGCATGGCCCTCGAAAAGATCGAGACCGACTCGATGATCGAGTGCATCTCCACCCTGCCCACCCAGAGCAAGGTCGTACTCTACTCGATGCTCCTGCTCGAAGAGATGGACAAGAAGATCTTCACCTCAGGCGAGGTGACCCGGGTCTACCGGGACGTCAGCCGGATCGTTGACATCGATCCCCTCACCCACCGCCGGATCACCGACCTCATCTCCGAACTGAACATGCTCGGGGTGATCAACACCCGGGTCGTCTCCAAAGGGCGGTACGGAAGGACAAAAGAGATGTGGTTTGACACCAACACCAAAAAGATACAGGAAGTACTCGCGAAGGATCCCAGACTCTCTGAGGACCGCCTTGCCCAGGTCGACCTCAACCGCCTGAGGGCCTCGTTCCGGTGA
- a CDS encoding glycosyltransferase family 4 protein, protein MKISVLSMYWNEPRGGGINAYVMGLVTMLRNRHPDNSVDVLFVEGEGDPAGRVRPGALGEIVGTALHLHRLSPDVIHVHDSIGLLLGAALYRSVLGRGAVVYTFLTEVKRPTQIQDRLLRLFGRHLYCWGIGRCACVTFVSQDLQTKIAAVYAIPIAQPTAITYPGVEARPVLPGKILEFQERFGIADGDIVLLSQGVTVNRFKAKGTEEVIAAVALLRGEYPGIKLVLTRDGRFRPDLERYARAIGVADAVVFTGDVDDPFVPLARADLYCHITLADGLPIALLEAMAMAKPIVASRTGGIPEAIADGEDGLLVEPRAEAIAAGIRRVLSDPALAEALGRHARETSLERFGWADRSDLVAGIYTSLNGR, encoded by the coding sequence ATGAAGATCTCCGTCCTCTCGATGTACTGGAACGAGCCGCGGGGCGGGGGGATCAATGCCTATGTCATGGGGCTGGTGACGATGCTGCGGAACCGCCATCCTGACAACTCGGTGGACGTCCTCTTCGTGGAGGGGGAGGGCGATCCCGCAGGGAGGGTCAGGCCCGGCGCCCTGGGGGAGATCGTCGGGACCGCCCTGCACCTCCACCGCCTCTCCCCTGACGTGATCCATGTCCACGACAGCATCGGGCTTCTCCTGGGGGCGGCCCTCTACCGCTCGGTCCTGGGCAGAGGGGCGGTGGTCTACACCTTTCTCACCGAGGTGAAACGCCCCACCCAGATACAGGACCGTCTCCTCCGCCTTTTCGGGAGGCACCTGTACTGCTGGGGGATTGGCCGGTGTGCGTGCGTGACCTTCGTGAGCCAGGATCTCCAGACGAAGATCGCCGCCGTCTATGCGATCCCGATTGCGCAGCCGACGGCGATCACCTACCCGGGCGTGGAGGCGCGGCCTGTCCTCCCCGGGAAGATCCTGGAGTTCCAGGAGCGGTTCGGGATCGCCGACGGCGATATCGTCCTCCTCTCCCAGGGGGTCACCGTCAACCGGTTCAAGGCGAAAGGGACCGAGGAGGTGATCGCCGCCGTCGCTCTCCTGAGAGGGGAATATCCCGGCATAAAACTCGTTCTGACCAGGGACGGGAGGTTCAGGCCAGATCTCGAGAGATATGCCCGGGCGATCGGGGTCGCGGACGCCGTGGTCTTCACCGGGGACGTCGACGACCCCTTTGTCCCGCTCGCCCGCGCCGATCTCTACTGCCATATCACCCTGGCCGACGGCCTTCCGATCGCCCTGCTCGAGGCGATGGCGATGGCAAAACCGATCGTTGCGTCGCGCACCGGGGGCATACCCGAGGCGATCGCCGACGGCGAGGACGGTCTGCTCGTCGAACCGCGTGCCGAGGCGATCGCGGCGGGGATCAGGCGGGTGCTCTCTGATCCGGCGCTTGCAGAGGCCCTGGGGAGGCATGCACGGGAGACTTCCCTGGAACGGTTCGGGTGGGCCGATCGCTCCGATCTTGTCGCCGGGATCTACACCTCCCTGAACGGTCGCTGA
- a CDS encoding DegT/DnrJ/EryC1/StrS family aminotransferase — translation MGWTVPLSDVSLSAEEIRAATAVLASGWLSMGPVTEAFERAFADYLGVTYAFAVSSGTAALHLAHLAAGVGPGDEVVAPSLTFVATANAAVYCGATPVFADIAGTDDFNLSADTIVPALSGATRAITVVHYGGYPCDMAPVLEIAAERGIPVIEDAAHAVGASYAGRRCGTIGDIGCFSFFANKNLPTGEGGMIVTDNEAYAERIRAMRSHGMTTLTWDRHRGHARAYDVVDLGYNYRIGEVASALGLAGLANLDRANARREKIVERYRRRLQEMPGLSSPFEGAPGRSACHLFPVLLPPEIPREGVAAAMQEAGVQTSVHYRPVHLFSYYRQRFGGKRGMLPVTEDVGDREITLPLYPGMDDPTAEYVMDALAAAVGRR, via the coding sequence ATGGGGTGGACGGTTCCGCTCTCAGACGTCTCACTTTCCGCGGAGGAGATCAGGGCCGCAACCGCCGTCCTTGCCTCGGGCTGGCTCTCCATGGGGCCGGTGACCGAGGCGTTCGAGCGGGCGTTTGCCGACTACCTCGGGGTGACGTATGCGTTTGCCGTATCCAGCGGGACCGCCGCCCTGCACCTGGCCCACCTGGCCGCCGGGGTCGGTCCGGGCGACGAGGTGGTCGCCCCCTCGCTCACCTTCGTCGCCACCGCAAACGCCGCCGTCTACTGCGGGGCGACCCCGGTCTTTGCCGATATCGCCGGGACCGACGATTTCAACCTCTCTGCCGACACCATCGTCCCGGCCCTCTCCGGTGCGACGCGGGCGATCACCGTGGTGCATTACGGCGGATACCCCTGCGATATGGCGCCGGTCCTGGAGATCGCGGCGGAGCGCGGCATCCCGGTGATCGAGGACGCCGCCCACGCCGTCGGAGCGTCATATGCCGGCAGGCGGTGCGGCACCATCGGGGATATCGGCTGCTTCAGTTTTTTTGCGAACAAGAACCTCCCCACCGGGGAAGGCGGGATGATCGTGACCGACAACGAGGCGTATGCAGAGCGGATCAGGGCGATGCGCTCCCACGGGATGACCACCCTCACCTGGGACCGCCACCGCGGCCATGCCCGGGCGTACGATGTCGTGGACCTCGGCTACAACTACCGGATCGGCGAGGTCGCATCGGCCCTCGGGCTTGCCGGGCTTGCGAACCTGGACCGGGCGAACGCTCGCAGGGAGAAGATCGTGGAGCGCTACCGCCGGCGCCTGCAGGAGATGCCCGGGCTTTCGTCCCCGTTTGAAGGGGCGCCGGGCCGGTCTGCCTGCCACCTCTTCCCGGTCCTCCTCCCCCCGGAAATACCGCGGGAGGGAGTAGCGGCGGCGATGCAGGAGGCGGGCGTCCAGACGAGCGTTCATTACCGGCCCGTCCACCTCTTCTCCTATTACCGGCAGCGGTTCGGCGGAAAGAGAGGCATGCTCCCGGTGACCGAGGATGTCGGGGACCGCGAGATCACGCTCCCCCTGTACCCGGGCATGGACGATCCCACGGCAGAGTACGTGATGGACGCCCTGGCGGCGGCGGTGGGACGGCGGTAG